A single region of the Bos mutus isolate GX-2022 chromosome 17, NWIPB_WYAK_1.1, whole genome shotgun sequence genome encodes:
- the RTL10 gene encoding LOW QUALITY PROTEIN: protein Bop (The sequence of the model RefSeq protein was modified relative to this genomic sequence to represent the inferred CDS: inserted 3 bases in 2 codons; deleted 2 bases in 1 codon), with protein MVACGFRSHWLSWALLRRLQSAARSALTWSAPLQLPLPVCLLLLPTLRAPLLASSLVGTAAPVHSQLPRRWWQGPHCAVWVAASCAXAHPWQQMHGASPGSWTPPTEDSWIERSNVGTPRVYTTVEQTSSAGCCVAERAAPARSARPQAPSTALLDRFLVQQDSCLTSHFEHRRDNLRHLANLAWAWAAPCLDGDXGDDHGLYPQDLEDVIQAPDGPAECRAAVPWALPPASSQPPVAPQWPVVRVLT; from the exons ATGGTGGCCTGCGGCTTTCGGTCCCATTGGCTCTCCTGGGCTCTCCTGAGGCGGCTGCAGTCAGCTGCCCGCTCAGCACTTACCTGGAGCGCCCCTCTTCAGCTGCCTCTGCCCGTGTGTCTGTTGCTTCTGCCCACCCTCCGGGCCCCTCTCCTCGCGTCCTCTCTGGTTGGCACGGCAGCTCCCGTCCACTCCCAGCTGCCTCGTCGCTGGTGGCAGGGCCCTCACTGTGCTGTCTGGGTGGCGGCCAGCTGCG ACGCACACCCCTGGCAGCAGATGCACGGGGCCTCTCCTGGGTCATGGACGCCCCCAACAGAGGATTCCTGGATTGAGCGGTCCAATGTGGGGACCCCACGCGTGTACACGACTGTGGAGCAGACGAGCTCGGCGGGT TGCTGTGTCGCAGAGAGGGCCGCCCCTGCACGCTCGGCTCGGCCCCAGGCGCCTTCGACTGCACTGCTGGACCGATTCCTGGTGCAGCAGGACAGTTGCCTGACCTCCCACTTCGAACACCGCCGGGACAACCTCAGGCACCTGGCGAACCTAGCCTGGGCATGGGCAGCCCCGTGCCTCGACGGGGA TGGGGACGACCATGGGCTTTATCCCCAGGATCTTGAGGATGTTATTCAAGCTCCAGACGGCCCTGCCGAGTGCCGCGCTGCAGTGCCCTgggccctgcctccagcctcGAGCCAGCCACCGGTGGCCCCACAGTGGCCTGTGGTGAGAGTGCTCACTTAG